The following are encoded together in the Schistocerca americana isolate TAMUIC-IGC-003095 chromosome 6, iqSchAmer2.1, whole genome shotgun sequence genome:
- the LOC124620092 gene encoding uncharacterized protein LOC124620092 has translation MPLNNEVASSSTSGKMSVKEALCIVSKVFEGNKKELREFIENVDAAFELVKPEEHETLLKFVKAKITGEARSRLQVRERTGTWQEVKHVLEENYASKRTIDYYACKIFQARQGQGEPIAMWASRIDEMQRDFREAVNRVTARENLKGAIELVDSLGRACFIQGLSNDRIQTIVRSRGDEITLAAAVELALQEESAILSMRERGLAPRVTYTRNKEAVKNVRESKELKCFNCGLRGHIASKCRKSRPEHRVRAMTGKEFTNFCYGCDKPGHTDMECRARLRKVHPIDVREFRGNHRETDGGLREWRCPQCNLPGNCGVPCTRVKDVACFKCKRQGHCAKDCHEGPWHAWRKGRVPVSSKTGKVVQGN, from the coding sequence ATGCCCCTAAATAATGAAGTTGCGTCATCCTCCACTAGTGGTAAAATGTCAGTGAAAGAGGCCCTATGTATTGTGTCGAAAGTGTTCGAAGGGAACAAGAAGGAATTAAGAGAATTTATCGAAAATGTCGATGCAGCTTTTGAATTAGTAAAGCCTGAGGAACACGAAACGTTATTGAAGTTCGTGAAAGCAAAGATAACCGGTGAGGCCAGGTCGAGATTGCAGGTGCGTGAACGCACAGGTACGTGGCAAGAGGTGAAACACGTTTTAGAGGAAAATTATGCCAGTAAGCGTACTATAGACTACTACGCATGTAAAATTTTCCAAGCCAGACAGGGACAAGGGGAACCGATAGCAATGTGGGCAAGCAGAATTGATGAAATGCAGAGAGACTTTCGCGAAGCGGTAAACAGAGTtacggccagagaaaacttgaaagGTGCAATAGAACTAGTTGACTCCTTAGGAAGAGCGTGTTTTATTCAGGGTTTAAGTAATGACAGAATACAAACCATAGTGAGAAGTAGAGGCGATGAAATCACGTTGGCAGCAGCAGTGGAGTTGGCACTGCAGGAGGAGAGTGCGATATTGTCCATGAGAGAGCGGGGACTAGCCCCGAGGGTAACGTACACTAGAAATAAGGAAGCTGTAAAAAACGTGAGAGAAAGTAAAGAGTTAAAATGTTTCAATTGTGGGCTGAGAGGTCACATAGCGAGCAAGTGTAGGAAAAGCAGGCCAGAGCATAGAGTACGAGCCATGACAGGTAAAGAATTTACAAACTTTTGCTATGGGTGTGACAAGCCGGGACACACAGACATGGAATGCAGGGCGCGGTTAAGGAAAGTTCACCCGATAGATGTAAGGGAATTCAGAGGGAATCATAGAGAAACCGATGGAGGGTTACGAGAGTGGAGATGTCCACAGTGTAATTTACCAGGGAACTGCGGAGTTCCGTGCACAAGAGTAAAAGATGTTGCATGCTTTAAGTGTAAGCGGCAGGGCCACTGCGCGAAAGACTGCCACGAAGGGCCCTGGCACGCCTGGAGAAAAGGCAGGGTGCCAGTATCGAGCAAAACAGGAAAGGTAGTACAGGGAAACTAA